CGGCAGGGGGAgaggcgcgggggcgtggcctcggCACTGGGGGGCGTGGCCTGCTGCACCGCCTAGGCTGCGGGATGCCGCGGGGGGGCGTGGCCTAAGGTCGTGACCCCAGCGCGCCAGGGGCGTGGCCAGCGAgcgagggggcgtggccacggagcggggggcgtggccacgcccccccccgcccttaagaggctgggagagggggcgcggcccctttaagagcCTGGAAATTGGGTGCGGTCCCTTTAAATGGCGGCTTTGCCTGGAGGGTCGCTGTAAACCCGCAGGGAATTGgggcgcggcccctttaagagcCGCGGCTTTGGGGTCAGATCCCTGGGCGCTCTCCAAACGAgggcgcggcccctttaagagcCTTGGGATCGGGGTCAGAGCCTCTGGGATACCTCAAAGTGGGAGCGGCCCCTTTAAGGCCCTGCCAGCTGGGGTCACCCCCCTTCAGGACACGGAGAATGGGGGCGCGGCCCCTTTAAAAGCCTGGAAATACAGGTCACCTCCCTGGAGGCGCCAGGAACGGGGACGCGGCCCCTTTAACGGCCTGGAAATCGGGGTCAAATCCAGCGAGACTGGAGAAACGGGGGCGTGGCCCCTTTAAGGGCCTGGACTTTGGGGTCAACCCCCTTGGAGACCCCAGGAAAGGGGGCGCCGCCCCTTTAAGGCTTTCTGAGCGGCTACGGGACCCCTGCAAGCCCCTGCCCCTGCGGCGCTGGCCCTTTAAGAGCCTCGAAATGAGGCGGCGGCTCCTTTAAATCCCTAGAAGAGGCGCCCCGGGGCGTGGGAACCAgggcgcggcccctttaagagcCTAGAAACAAGGCCGCGGCCCTGTTGAGAGCGAGGAAgtgggctgcgggggggggcggagggacccaggcgtccgggctccccccttccccccccccgtaGCAGAACGGGCCCAGGCGTCTGAGCCGGGAGGAGCCGCAGCCGCCGATTTTATGAATGAAACCCCACGTGACCTGCCCTTAAAGCGGCCACACCTCCCGGTGGGGCCCACTTCCCAGAGCGTTGCCTTTTAACCCCGAGGTGAGGCCgagcgggggaggggagggagaccaggacgcctgggtccctccgaCTGTGGGGGGGAGGGGCCGTTCCGTGTGGCTGCCTTAAGAGAAATGTGACTGCTTTAAGAGTGGGTGTGACCTTTCTAAGAGGGGAGTGGCCATTTTAAGAGGAGTGTGACCACTCTTAGAGGGGCGTGGCCACTTTAAGAGGGGCGTGGCTGCTTTAAGAGGGGTGTGGCTGCTTTAGGAGGGGGTGTGACCTCTCCAAAAGGGGTGTGGCCGCTTGAAGAGGGGCGCATCCACATTAACAAGGGGGGGCGTGTCTGCTTTAAGAGGAGCGTGACCTCTATGAGGGGGCGTGGCCGCTTTAAGAGGGACATGTCTGCCTTAAGAGGGGGCGTGGCCACTTTAAGAAGAGGGCGTGACCTCTCCAATGGGGCGTGGCCGCCTTTAGAGGGGGCGTGGCTGCTTTAAAAAGAGGGCGTGGCCTCTCTAAGAGGGGCGTGACCGCTTTCAGAGGGGGCGTAGTCACCTCACGAAGGGGCGTGGCCGCCTGACGATGGGCGTGGCCGCTTTGAGAGGGGCGTGGCCGCTTTACGAGTGGGCGTGGCCTCCGGAAGAAGGGGGCGTGGCCACCTCAAGAAGGGGCGTGGCCACCTCAAGAAGGGGCGTGGCCGCTTTGAGAGGGGCGTGTCCGCTTTACGAGTGGGCGTGGCCTCCTGAAGAAGGGGGCGTGGCCACCTCACGAAGCGGCGTGGCCACCGCAAGAAGGGGCGGGGGCGCCTGACGAGGGGCGTGGCCGCTTTGAGAGGGGCGCGTCCGCTTTAAGAGTGGGCGTGGCCTCCGGAGGAAGGGGGCGTGGCCACCGCAAGAAGGGGCGTGGCCGCCTGACGAGGGGCGTGGGCTCTTTGAGAGGGGCGTGGCCGCTTTAAGAGTGGGCGTGGCCACCTCAAGAAGGGGCGTGGCCGCCTGACGAGGGGCGTGGCCGCTTTGAGAGGGGGCGCGTCCGCTTTACGGGTGGGCGTGGCCTCCGGAAGAAGGGGGCGTGGCCCCGGCGGCTGccgggcaggcgggcggcggggggcggaagCGGAAGCGGAAGCGgaagcgcgggcggcggcggcgcggccggagcAGACAAAGAGGCGCGCGGCGGGCAGCGAGAGGAGGGAGCGTCGCCGCGGCGCAGTTCCGCTTCCGCCGCCGCGCGCACGCGGCTCCGCTTCCGGCGTAGGCGCCGGTGCCGGCGGGCGCGGcatggcggcgccgcgcgggccgcAGGGCGCTGGGCCCGGGCCGCCGGTGGGCTCCGGCTCGGGCCCCGGCTCGGGCCCCCGCGTGTGcttcgcggcggcggcggcggaggcggaggaggCGCCGGGGCGCCGGCAGGGCAAGGTCACCGTCAAGTACGACCGGCGCGAGCTGCGCCGCCGCCTCCACCTCGAGGAGTGGATCCTGGCGCAGCTCACGGCGCTCTACGACTGCCAGGTgccgccggggaccccccccggggagaacgggacccccccccccccggggagaacgggaccccccccccccccggggagaacgggaccccccccccccggggagaacgggacccccccccccggggagaaCGGGACtcccgggaccccccaccccggggagaacgggaccccccccgggagaACGGgagccccccgagaccccccacCCTGGGGAgaacgggacccccccccgggagaacgggacccccgggacccccccccggggagaACGGGACtcccgggaccccccaccccggggagaacgggaccccccccgggagaACGGgagccccccgagaccccccacCCTGGGGAGaacgggaccccccccgggagaacgggacccccgggacccccccccggggagaACGGGACtcccgggaccccccaccccggggagaacgggaccccccccgggagaACGGgagccccccgagaccccccacCCTGGGGAgaacgggacccccccccgggagaacgggacccccgggaccccccaccccggggagaacgggacccccgggaccccccccagcagaGAACGGGACcctccgggacccccccaggacgaCCGAGATCCCCGGGGGAgaacgggacccccccccgggggagaacgggacccccccgggaaccccccccccccgcggagaacgggacccccgggacccccgggacaACCGAGATCCCGGGGAGaacagggaccccccccagggagaACGGACCCCCCCGGGAtggctggggacccccccggggtgACCGGgaccccctgagacccccccggGGGGAACCGGGAACCCCCCCCAGGGAGAACGGgacccccccgcgacccccccccgggggaacCGGGGGCACCCGGGACCCTCCCGGGttctgcccccccccgggacacgcccccttccccaaatccccccccaggagccccccaaacTGGGgaaccccccaaatcccccccaggagcccccccctGCAACTAttcccccctgggaccccccaaaatgGAGACCAGCCCCGGGGGCCCCCCAAAAccgccccccccgacccccaacCCTTCAGCCCCCCCCAAAAGACCCCCCAAAACTGGAGaccccccctggaccccccaaGCCAGGagccccccaaatgccccccccaggaccccaccCAAAACGGAGGCcaaccccagggaccccccccaaaaccgccccctgggaccccccctaAATggccccccagggcctccccccAAGTACTTcagcccccccacagccccccccaaaaCTGGGGACCCCCCttgagccccccaggccccccccaaatcccccccgggacccccccaaaaccagccccccccaaactgccccccagcccccccccccaaatctctccccccccccaggacccccctcaAATCCTTCAGCCCCCCCCCAACAGCTAccacccccgggccccccccatggaccccccaacccccccccacgACCCCCCAAAACCGGGGGGGCCCCCAAAAtcgaagccccccccaggggcagAAGGAGGGGGAATTTGGGGCCCCcccaggggggatttggggggtctccACAGCCCCTTTTGGGCCCCTGGGGTATTTTGGGGGGGTCTTTTCCtgtgggggggtgtttggggggggtgggAGCCCCCCCAAATAACTTGGGGGGTCCTAaattcgcccccccccccccccgcaggaggaggagatcCCCGAGCTGGAGATCGACGTGGACGAGCTGCTGGACATGGAGAGCGACGGCGCCCGCAGCGCCCGCGTGCAGGTACCCCCGAACCGGGGGGGTCCCCGACTCTGGGGGGGGGCACgaggccccgggggggtcccctaAAAACTGGGGGGTCCCTAAAACCCGGGGGGGTTCCCTGAACCCCGGGGGGCACATTAAAttggggcaggggtggggaaaggtggtgggggggggggctgtggaaatggggggggttatgggggtctggggggggccacgaggccccgggggggtccctaaAAACTGGGGGGGTCCTAAAATCCGGGGGGGTCCCCTGAACCCCGGGGGGGCACCTTAAaatggggcagggcaggggtggggaaaggtggtgctggggggggctgtggaaatgggggggttatggggacctgggggggtccctgaaaTCTGGAGGGGGGGCCACGAGGCCCCGGGGGGTCCCCTAAAAACTGGGGGGTCCCTAAAACCCGGGGGGGTCCCCTGAACCTGGGGGGGGGCCCCCAAaatggggcagg
The sequence above is drawn from the Dromaius novaehollandiae isolate bDroNov1 unplaced genomic scaffold, bDroNov1.hap1 HAP1_SCAFFOLD_142, whole genome shotgun sequence genome and encodes:
- the LOC135325922 gene encoding protein phosphatase 1 regulatory subunit 14B-like, producing MAAPRGPQGAGPGPPVGSGSGPGSGPRVCFAAAAAEAEEAPGRRQGKVTVKYDRRELRRRLHLEEWILAQLTALYDCQEEEIPELEIDVDELLDMESDGARSARVQVPPNRGGPRLWGGARGPGGVP